The genomic window CAAGCACGATTAGATTCTAATCAACCCAGTGCTGCTATTGACAACAGTGTAAATGATTTGTTGAAGTCTGCACTCAGTATATATGATATTAAAGTTGATGTTTTAAAACAATTACAACCAACTCACATCCTGACACAAGATCAGTGTGATGTCTGTGCTGTTAGTCTTGCAGATGTAGAAAAAGCAGTTGCTCAATTAACAAATAGTCAGCCGCAAATTATTTCCTTACACCCTAATTTATTAGCTGATATTTGGACAGATATTGAAACCGTTGCTTCTTTGCTGAATGCTGATTCTAACCGCTTAATAGAAGACTTACAAGCTCGCGTAAAAATTTGTGAGCAAAAAACACAAGCACTGATGGAAACTAAGCAGCCAACTGTTGCTTGTATTGAGTGGACTGACCCTTTAATGTTAGCAGGCAATTGGATTCCAGAAATGGTGACAATTGTGGGAGGTCAACCACTATCTGTAGTATCAGGTCAAGCATCCCCAAAATTCGCCTGGGAATCTTTAATCGCAGCTAATCCAGATATTATTATTTTTATGCCTTGTGGTTTTAATTTAGACCGCACACGCCAAGAAGCGCAAGTATTAGCGCAACGGACAGAATGGGAAAATTTACGTGCAGTTCAAACAAAAAGAGTATACATTACTGATGGTAATTGGTACTTTAACCGTCCAGGGTCAAGATTAGTAGACTCTGTAGAAATTCTTGCAGAAATTTTACATAATGAAGTCTTCAGTTATGGATACGAAGGTAAAGCATGGCAGCATTTTTAGCCTGCGGCAATTACATACTGGTCTAAACATTTAACCATTATTCTGAAAACAAAAGTGAGTATGACATTGCCATACCCACTTATTTATATAAATTGGAGCGTAAGGTTAAGAGATAGATGCAAAGAATAATTTTATTGAGGCGTAGAAATGTCAGGAATACCTTGAATATTGGGAGCGGGCAAAATGCTTTGCTCTGTATCTGATGCCGATGGTTGAGGGTCAGGATTTTCTACATTTAGTACTGCATTAGGCGCATTAGTGAGAAACTGAATGGCAACTGCTACCTCCCGAAAGGGGCGATTTTGAAGGTAGTTAATTAATGCTTCTCTTTGTTGCTCAGTAATTAAATAAACAGTTTGTTGAACTTTAGCCATAGTGGGTTATCTCCCTATATTTATTCAGTAGAATGATAATCTGTTCTACACTTTGTTTGCAAGCTTCTTGCTTTCAAACATTCTGCTAGATAGAGGCTGGTAATACATGAGTGTTTTCACTGAATTAAGTTAAAAATCCCAACTGTGTAAGTTCTGAGTAACTACCGAAGCGCTGCTGCAAGCAGATCGCACATTCGCCAGTAAAATCAAATAGCACGCCGTTAAACTCGATAATTTATGTCTGCACCACTGGTACTTAACCTGTTAGAAGGTTCCGTCTCTTTTAGCTTTACCCCTGAAGCGGCTAAAGAATTACAGTCTACTCTCCATGAACTAATGCAACGCCTAAAAGCTAAAGTTGCGGCTGCATCTAGTGGGGCTACTGGTAGACCAACTCCCCAAAAGTCAGTGGAATATCAATATACTGGTGATGTCTTTCTAGAAATTTTCTGCAATCCTAATATTTGGGCTACTCCGTTTGCAGCTAAAGTTTTGATTACTCTGCGCGATGACCGTATTCGTTTGACTACTGAAGCAGAATTAACTCGTGTGGTTGATGATGTTAGTCAATATCTGGAAAATGTAGGGTAGTTTATTGCTTAGATGTCAAAATTGAGTTCATTATCTTCCGACAGGAAGATTGCTTTAACGTTCCGATTTGCCAACAATACACAAGAGTCTAGGCATTAGTGCTTCCTTGATTGGTAGCACTAGGTCTATCTCTAGTCGTCAGAAGAATAGCAAGCTTCGGCTTGTGATATTTTGATCACAACTGTCAAACATACATTAATCATTACTACTCAGAGGATATATGAACTCTGGTAATCTGCTTCAATTAATGCAAAAAGGGTTACGCGTCACTTTAGGCGCGACAACTTCTTTGGTGGAAACTATACAAGACCCTCAAAAGCGAGAACAAAATCTTTCTCAGCTTAGGTCAGAGTTAAGTGAAAAAGTACAAGAGTGGGAAGAAAAAGGGGAGGTTACTGAGCAATCTGCTCGGAGTTTTGTTGACTCTTTCGTGAGACAACGAAACAATCCTAGTTCTTCTACGACAGCAGAAAACCCCTATGAATCGGTAACACCTCCCAACTCACCGACTCCACCAAACGTGCAGCAAGATCTTCAGGAATTAACTGATCAATTAGCTGCTTTAAGGTCTGAGTTGGAGAAGTTACGCGAGACTGAGTGATGATGTTCTTTTTGCCTTAAGGAAGTATGCAATATTTGTGTACTTCCTCAAGGTAAGTATTCAGTCGCAAACTATTACCAGCTTGGCAGCTAGGATTTGAGCATTTTTTATTCCAAGCATCTTCTCAAAAGTAGTTGACAACTGCCATACACGCTTAAATTGCCACCAATAATTTTGAATTAAATTGGTGCTTAATCTGAAAAATGATGGAGTACAAACAATGCCAGAGCAAAGTAGGGATATAAGATTTGATATCCTGAAAACTCTAGGGCTTTTTTGTATTATTCTTGCTCACTCAAATCCACCCAAAATTATTTTTCAATTACGGAACTTTGATGTTCCACTTATGGTTATTATATCTGGAACGCTTTTTTCTTGCTCGTTCCAAAATCAGCAATATTCATTATTTGATTATTTAAAAAAAAGAATCCCTCGACTGTTAGCTCCAGTATGGTTATTCCTGACTTTCTTTTTTATTTCTAGTTATTTTTTATATACAATAGTCGGAAAAAATTATCCATTTTCTTTCAAAAATATTTTTGAAAGTTTCTTACTTTTAGAAGGAATTGGCTATGTTTGGATTATTCGTATTTTTATCCTGATGGCGATCATTTCCCCAGTTTTTTTTAGATTCTACAAATACTTGAATAGTGACATTCGTTTTTTCTCCATAATTTCTTTAGCATACGCCTGTTATGAAGTTATATTTGATCTGACTAAAAATTTTCAAGTCTCAGTAAATATAATAAATCTTTTTATAAAAAATTATTTTTTCTTTATCGTTCCATACGGATACTTATTAGGCATTGGTATAATTTTAACAAAAATTAATAGGAAGTTTTTATTAGCTATATTACTATTTTTTTTTAACAATTTTTTTAAGTCTGGCTCTG from Oculatellaceae cyanobacterium includes these protein-coding regions:
- a CDS encoding cobalamin-binding protein; this encodes MTVSNLRIVSMIPSATEIVAALGLTDALVGRSHECDYPPEIQNLPVCTQARLDSNQPSAAIDNSVNDLLKSALSIYDIKVDVLKQLQPTHILTQDQCDVCAVSLADVEKAVAQLTNSQPQIISLHPNLLADIWTDIETVASLLNADSNRLIEDLQARVKICEQKTQALMETKQPTVACIEWTDPLMLAGNWIPEMVTIVGGQPLSVVSGQASPKFAWESLIAANPDIIIFMPCGFNLDRTRQEAQVLAQRTEWENLRAVQTKRVYITDGNWYFNRPGSRLVDSVEILAEILHNEVFSYGYEGKAWQHF
- a CDS encoding acyltransferase family protein → MPEQSRDIRFDILKTLGLFCIILAHSNPPKIIFQLRNFDVPLMVIISGTLFSCSFQNQQYSLFDYLKKRIPRLLAPVWLFLTFFFISSYFLYTIVGKNYPFSFKNIFESFLLLEGIGYVWIIRIFILMAIISPVFFRFYKYLNSDIRFFSIISLAYACYEVIFDLTKNFQVSVNIINLFIKNYFFFIVPYGYLLGIGIILTKINRKFLLAILLFFFNNFFKSGSV